Sequence from the Pseudomonas sp. LS.1a genome:
AGCCAGGAAGTTCCAGCGGGCGCCGCCGGAGGTTTTCGGGTTGGGGGTGATGACCGACACGTCTTTCTTGATCAGGTCGCCCCAGTCCTTGATGCCTTTCGGGTTGCCCTTGCGCACCAGGAACACGATGGTCGAGGTGTACGGGGTGCTGGCATCCGGCAGGCGGGTCTGCCAGTTGTCCGGCAGGGTCTTGCCGAGCTTGGCGACTTCGTCGATGTCACCGGCCAGGGCCAGGGTCACCACGTCGGCACGCAGACCGTCGATCACCGCACGGGCCTGCTTGCCCGAACCACCGTGGGATTGCTGGATCTTCACCTTGTCGCCCGGGTGGGCCTGCTGCCAGTGCTTGATGAACTCGGCGTTGTACTGCTGATACAGCTCGCGGGTCGGGTCGTAGGACACGTTCAGCAGTTCGTAGTCCTTGGCGATGGCGGAACCGGCAAAAACAGCACTGGCCAGGGCGGCAAGCGCATAACGGCGGATGGACATGGTGAAGCTCCCGATTGGCATTTTTCTAGTTTTGGATGTGTGGCGCGATCAGCCGGCCTTGTTGCCGGGCTGCTGCAGGCGGAACTTCTCCTTGCGCTCGATCTGTACGACCTGAGCGTTGTGCACAGTGATCTCCACCGCACCGAATCGCAGGTCGCGCAGAGCGCTCTGGATTTCACGCAGAATGGTGGCTTCGTCCTGACCGTCGATGCTACGCAGAGATGCACTCATGCTCGTTCTCCTTGGAGTGAGATGCCGGGCAGGGGTTTGAAGGGGATTTGTTGCCTGGCTTGAGGGCAATAGTAGTGAGGCGGAGTTATTCTTAAAAATACTGTTTAAGAATGTTTATATAACCAAAAACAAACGCTCATCCTGAAGACAACAGAAGGCCCCGTGGGAGCGGGTTTACCCGCGAATGCGGCGGTAGATTCACCACCGCATTCGCGGGTAAACCCGCTCCCACAGGGTTCACTGCACGGCTTCAGGAATGTTTCTGTGGCTCGCGGATCTTGTACCAGGCCACATACAAGGCCGGCAGGAACAGCAGCGTCAGCAGGGTCGCCACGATGATCCCGCCGATCATGGCGTAGGCCATCGGCCCCCAGAACACCTCGCGGGCAATCGGGATCATGCCCAGGCTCGCCGCCGCCGCGGTCAGCAGGATCGGCCGGCGCCGATGGTTGGTGGCTTCCACCACCGCATCCCACGGCGACAAGCCCTGGGCTTCGAACTCGTCGATCTGGGTCACCAGGATCACCGAGTTACGAATGATGATGCCCGCCAGCGCGAGAATGCCGAGAATCGCCACGAAGCCCATCGGCGTACCCGTGGGTACCAGCGCAATGATCACGCCAATCAACCCCAGCGGCGCCACGCTGACCACCAGGAACAGCTTCTGCACGCTGTGCAGCTGGATCATCAGGAACGTCGCCATCAGGAACAGCATCAGCGGGATGACCTTGCGGATCGGCCCCTGGGCCTTGGCGCTCTCCTCCACCGTACCACCGGTGGCCACTTCGAAGCCCACCGGCAGCTTGCTGGCGAATTCGTCGATCTTCGGCTTCAACTGCGCCACCAGGTCGGTAGGCTGGATATCGCCGTTGACCGAGGCCTTGATGGTGATGGTCGGCTTGCGGTCACGGCGCCATACCAGCGGCTGCTCCAGTTCGTAGCGCACGGTGGCGAACGACAGCAGCGGGATCGAGGTGCCGTTGGGCGTGAGGATCTGCAGGTTCTGCAGGGTATCGGGTGAACCCCGCTCGTTGTCCTCGGCACGGGCGACCACGTCGACCAGATAGATGTTGTCGTTGACCTGGGTAATCTGCACGCCGCTGACGATGCTGTTCATCACATTGGCCACGTCCTCCGACGACAGACCAAGCTGGCGAGCCTTGTCCTGGGCGATTTCCACGCGTAGCACCTTACCCGGCTCATTCCAGTCGTAGATCATCTCGCCAATATGCTCGTTCTGGTCGAGCAAGGTGGCCAGCTCGATGGCGTGCTTGCGTACCTCGTCGATATTGGCGCCGCTGACCCGATACTGGATCGGCCGGCCCACCGGCGGGCCCATTTCCAGCGACTGCACGTTGGTGCCGACGCCAACGAACTCTTCGTGCAGGATCTTCTGCAGCCGGTCCATCATGCCCTGGCGTTCTTCGAAGCCCTTGCTGACGATCACCAGCTGCGCGTAGTACGGGTTCTGCAACTGCTGGTCGAGGGGCAGGTAGAAGCGGATAGCGCCCTGGCCGATGTAGGTACTCCAGTGCACCAGGTCCGGGTCGTCCTTGATCCGCGCCTCGAAGCGGTCGACCACCTTGCGCGTCTCCTCGATCGACGCGTTCTGCGGCAGGTTGAGGTCGACGAGGATTTCCGGGCGGTCCGAGGACGGGAAGAACTGGTTCTGCACGAAGCGCTCGCAGAAGATCGCCAGGGCGAACAGCGCCACGGTGCCGATGATGGTCAGCCAGCGGTTGCGCATGCACCACAACAAACCATGCTCGAAGATTCGGCCGACACGGCCCGGCTCTGCTTCATGGGGCTTGAGCTTGGCACTGCTGAGAATGTGCACGCCGAGCACCGGGGCGAAGAACACCGCCACCACCCACGACACCATCAGCGCCACGGCAATCACCGCGAACAGCGTGTAGGTGTACTCGCCCGCCGAACTGGCGTTGAGGCCGATCGGCACGAAACCGGCCACCGTCACCAGGGTACCGGTTAGCATGGGGAAGGCCGTTGAGGTATAGGCAAAGGTCGCCGCCTGCTCCTTGCTTTCGCCCATTTCCAGCCGCGTGACCATCACCTCCACGGTGATCATCGCATCGTCCACCAGCAAGCCCAGGGCGATGATCAGCGCCCCCAGCGAAATCCGCTGCATGGTGATGCCACTGTATTCCATGAACACGAACACCATGGCCAGCACCAACGGGATCGAGCAGGCCACTACCAGCCCGGCACGCACGCCGAGGCTGACGAAGCTCACCGCCAGCACGATCACCACCGCCTCGAACAGCGCACTGGTGAAGCCGCCGACCGCTTGCTTGACCACCACGGCCTGGTCGGAAACGGTGTGTACCCCGACGCCCACCGGCAGGTCTTCGACCACTTGATCCATGCGCTTTTTCAGCGCCGCACCAAACACCTGGATATTGCCACCGGCCTTCATGCCGATGGCCAGGCCCAGCGCCGTCTGGCCGTTGTAGCGGAACATCGGCGAAGGGGGATCGACGTAGCCGCGCTCGATATCGGCGATATCGGCCAGGCGGAAGAAGCGGTCGTTGATCTTCAGGTTGACGGTTTGCAGGTCCTTTTCCGAAGTGAACTGTCCGGAGGTACGCACCGAGATACGCTCCGGTCCGGCCTCGATCACCCCGGCTGGGGTCACGGCGTTTTGCGATTGCAGGGCCTGCATGACCTGGCGCTGGTCGATGCCCAGGGCTGCCAGCTTGCGGGTGGAGAAGTTCAGGTACAGCACTTCGTCCTGGGTGCCGATCAGCTCGATCTTGCCGATGTTGGGTACATCGCGCACTTCGGCCCGCGCCTGTTCCACGTAGTCGCGCAGCTGGCGCAGGGTCAGCCCGTCGGCAGTGAAGGCGTAGATCGAACCGAACACATCGCCGAATTCATCGTTGAACCCGGGCCCCTGGATACCCGCCGGGAATTCACCACGAATGTCCTGGATCTTCTTGCGCACCTGGTACCAGATTTCCGGGATGTCCTTGGCCTTGGTGGTATCGCGCAGGTAGACGTAAACCGTGGATTCGCCTGGGCGGGTGTAGCTTTTGGTGTAATCGAGGGAGTCGAGTTCCTCGAGCTTCTTCTCGATACGGTCGGTGACCTGGTACAGGGTTTCGTCCTGGGTCGCGCCGGGCCAGCGGGTCTGGATGACCATGGTCTTGATGGTGAACGACGGGTCTTCCTCACGGCCCAGGTTGAAGTAAGAGAAAATCCCCATCAGCAGGCCAACGAACATCAGGTACCAGACGAACGATTGATGCTTGAGTGCCCAGTCGGACAGGTTGAAGCTTCCTTTCATTGCGCATCCTCGTCGAAGGTGACCTTCTGGCCAGGCTTGAGGCTGTTGACGCCGGCGGTGACCACACGCTCGCCGGGCTGTACGCCAGCGGTCAGCACGATGCTGTCGGCGGTGCGGTCGATCAGGGCCACGTCACGGGTGGCCACGGTCTTCTGTTGCGTATCGATCACCCACACCTGGGTCTTGCCGTCACGCTCGAGCAAGGCACTCAAGGGCAGTTCGCTGCGCGGCGACACCTGCGAACTCAGAGTCACGCTGATGGCAGTGCCCAGGTGGAAGGCCGCCGGTGTGCTGGCCAGGGTCAGGCGGGCGCGGCGGGTGCGGGTGGTGGCGTCGGCCTGGGGCTCCAGCTCGCGCAGGCTGGCGGTGGTGTTGATGGTCGGGTCCAGCTGCGAAGCAACGGTGAAGGTCAGGCCTTTGCTCAACTGCTCGGCCAGGCCGATCGGCAGGTCGATCACCGCTTCCTTCACATCCGGCCGGGCCAGGGTTACCACGGCCTGGCCGGCGGTGACGGTTTGCCCGGCTTCGGCCTTCCAGGCGGTGATTACCGCGGCGTGGTCGGTGCGCAGGGTGCTGTAGTCGAGCTGATCACGTGCCTGGCTGAGTGCAGAGCGCGCCTGCTCCAACGCCGCACTGGTGGTTTTCAGGTTGGTCTGGGCGATATCCAGCTGGGCCTGGGCGCCTACGCCACGGTCGTACAGCTGTTGCTGGCGGCGGGCATCGGCCTGGGCGTTGATCCACTGCGCCTGCACCTTGGCCAGGTCGCCTTCGGCGGCGCGCAGCTGGTTCTGCTGGTCGGTCGGGTCGAGCGTGGCCAGGATGTCACCCGGTTTCACCTGGGCGCCCACATCCAGCCAGCGCCGGGCAATACGTCCGGAAACCCGGAAACCCAAGGTGCTTTCGAAACGTGCCTGGATACTGCCGGCGAAACGGCCCAACTGCGACTGCACCTGGGGTTCGACCTTGACCGACAGCACCGGCCGAATCGGCTCTGGTACCTCGTCCTCGCTACTGCAACCGGCCAGCAGCACGCCAGCCGACAGCATCAGCAGCAGGCGCTTCATAGCTCACCCCCTTGGGCCCTGGCGTCGACCTTCTGCACCTGCATGCCGGGGTGCAGCAACTGCCCGCCATTGACCACCACGGTTTCGCCGCCCTTCAGGCCACTGGCGACCACGATCCTGCCGGTGAGGTAACGGCTGACTTCGACCTTGCGCAGCTCTACCTTGTCGCCCTCGCCCACTACCCAGACGGCAGGCTCATGCAGGGCCTTGGTCAGTGCCGACCATGGCAGCTCGACACTTGGCCGGCCCTGGGCATTGGTGGTGGCGGTAACCGGTGCACCCAGTTGCATCCCTGGCGGTACATCCCTCAGCCCGACCTTGACCTGTACCGTGCCGCTTTGTGCGGACACCGTGGGGGTGATTTCGCGCACGAAGCCACGGGCCTGGACCTTCGGGTCATCCAGCAGGCTGACGATCACGCCGGCATCGCTGGGCGGGGCCACCAGCAGCGATTCGTAGACGTTGAACACCGCGTCGCGGTCGCCATCGGTGGCCAGGCTGAAGATCGGCATGGTCGCCTGCACCACCTGGCCGACCTCGGCCTGGCGCTCGGTGATGACACCATCAGCCTCGGAGACCAGCGCGGTATAGCTCAATTGTTCGTTGGCGTTGGCCAATTGCGCCTGTGCGGCCTTGAGCGCGCTCTGGTTGCTGCGCAGCGCGGCTTCGGCGGAATCGTATTCGCTCTGACTGGTGTAGCCCTTGGGCAGCAGTTTTTGCTGGCGCACGAAGGCGGCGCTGGTCTGGGTGACCCGCGCCTGCGCGGCGAACACCTCGGCCTTGGCCGAGTCGACATTGTTCTGCAGGTCTTTCGGGTCCAGCCGCGCCAGCACCTGGTTGGCCTTGACGTGATCGCCCACATCGACGCTTCGCGAAATGATCTTGCCGCCGACGCGGAACGACAGGTCGGTCTGCACCCGTGCCTGCACATCGCCGGTCAGGGTGACCCTGGCAGCGAAATCGGTGGGTGATACCTGTTGCACGCCTACGCGTGGCAGTGTTTCGGTGGTTTCTTCCTTACTACAGCCCGACAGCAGGGACACAAGCCCCAGGCAGACGACCAACAGCGGACGTATCAACGTCATGCAGGCTCCTTGCTTGCGCGCAAATGATTCGTGGGATGCGACTGTCAGCGTAGTTCAGGGTTGGACAAACGGCACTGGCCATATGCGCAAGGGAGGCATACCGAATGCTGGCGACACAGGGCAGGTTCGGCACAAGGTTTTCGTTGAAAACCTGGCATTTCTGCCAGTAGCCGATTTTTGCCAGGGCATTACATAGTGTCCCCAACCGGTCGCCCCGACAGTGGCACCACAGAGAGGCATTTTTCTGTTCCCCCTTGAACCCTCGGAGGCCCCATGGCCGCTGCAAAAAGTTTACGCCGCTTCTACCAGAACGGCCGTGTTTCCACCGAACTCGGCGGGTCTGTATCACGCTCCATCTTCCGGCATCAGGGTAGCCTCCTGGCGCAATGCACGTCAGGTGCTGAGGTATCGCGCTCAATCATGACGGTGAACAATACCAACACCGTCATGAGCGAATTTGGACACGCCGGTAAGGTGCAGTTCGCTTATACCCCCTATGGCCGACGCCCGGCCCAGAGCGAAGCGAACAACCCCTTGGCATTCAACGGCGAGCAACTGGACACGGCAACAGGCGGTTACTTGCTAGGCAATGGCTATCGCCTGTTCAGCCCCACGCACAAGAGGTTCTGTAGCCCAGATAATTCAAGCCCGTTTGATGAAGGTGGCCCGAACG
This genomic interval carries:
- the oscA gene encoding sulfur starvation response protein OscA, which gives rise to MSASLRSIDGQDEATILREIQSALRDLRFGAVEITVHNAQVVQIERKEKFRLQQPGNKAG
- a CDS encoding efflux RND transporter permease subunit — its product is MKGSFNLSDWALKHQSFVWYLMFVGLLMGIFSYFNLGREEDPSFTIKTMVIQTRWPGATQDETLYQVTDRIEKKLEELDSLDYTKSYTRPGESTVYVYLRDTTKAKDIPEIWYQVRKKIQDIRGEFPAGIQGPGFNDEFGDVFGSIYAFTADGLTLRQLRDYVEQARAEVRDVPNIGKIELIGTQDEVLYLNFSTRKLAALGIDQRQVMQALQSQNAVTPAGVIEAGPERISVRTSGQFTSEKDLQTVNLKINDRFFRLADIADIERGYVDPPSPMFRYNGQTALGLAIGMKAGGNIQVFGAALKKRMDQVVEDLPVGVGVHTVSDQAVVVKQAVGGFTSALFEAVVIVLAVSFVSLGVRAGLVVACSIPLVLAMVFVFMEYSGITMQRISLGALIIALGLLVDDAMITVEVMVTRLEMGESKEQAATFAYTSTAFPMLTGTLVTVAGFVPIGLNASSAGEYTYTLFAVIAVALMVSWVVAVFFAPVLGVHILSSAKLKPHEAEPGRVGRIFEHGLLWCMRNRWLTIIGTVALFALAIFCERFVQNQFFPSSDRPEILVDLNLPQNASIEETRKVVDRFEARIKDDPDLVHWSTYIGQGAIRFYLPLDQQLQNPYYAQLVIVSKGFEERQGMMDRLQKILHEEFVGVGTNVQSLEMGPPVGRPIQYRVSGANIDEVRKHAIELATLLDQNEHIGEMIYDWNEPGKVLRVEIAQDKARQLGLSSEDVANVMNSIVSGVQITQVNDNIYLVDVVARAEDNERGSPDTLQNLQILTPNGTSIPLLSFATVRYELEQPLVWRRDRKPTITIKASVNGDIQPTDLVAQLKPKIDEFASKLPVGFEVATGGTVEESAKAQGPIRKVIPLMLFLMATFLMIQLHSVQKLFLVVSVAPLGLIGVIIALVPTGTPMGFVAILGILALAGIIIRNSVILVTQIDEFEAQGLSPWDAVVEATNHRRRPILLTAAAASLGMIPIAREVFWGPMAYAMIGGIIVATLLTLLFLPALYVAWYKIREPQKHS
- a CDS encoding efflux RND transporter periplasmic adaptor subunit — translated: MKRLLLMLSAGVLLAGCSSEDEVPEPIRPVLSVKVEPQVQSQLGRFAGSIQARFESTLGFRVSGRIARRWLDVGAQVKPGDILATLDPTDQQNQLRAAEGDLAKVQAQWINAQADARRQQQLYDRGVGAQAQLDIAQTNLKTTSAALEQARSALSQARDQLDYSTLRTDHAAVITAWKAEAGQTVTAGQAVVTLARPDVKEAVIDLPIGLAEQLSKGLTFTVASQLDPTINTTASLRELEPQADATTRTRRARLTLASTPAAFHLGTAISVTLSSQVSPRSELPLSALLERDGKTQVWVIDTQQKTVATRDVALIDRTADSIVLTAGVQPGERVVTAGVNSLKPGQKVTFDEDAQ
- a CDS encoding efflux RND transporter periplasmic adaptor subunit encodes the protein MTLIRPLLVVCLGLVSLLSGCSKEETTETLPRVGVQQVSPTDFAARVTLTGDVQARVQTDLSFRVGGKIISRSVDVGDHVKANQVLARLDPKDLQNNVDSAKAEVFAAQARVTQTSAAFVRQQKLLPKGYTSQSEYDSAEAALRSNQSALKAAQAQLANANEQLSYTALVSEADGVITERQAEVGQVVQATMPIFSLATDGDRDAVFNVYESLLVAPPSDAGVIVSLLDDPKVQARGFVREITPTVSAQSGTVQVKVGLRDVPPGMQLGAPVTATTNAQGRPSVELPWSALTKALHEPAVWVVGEGDKVELRKVEVSRYLTGRIVVASGLKGGETVVVNGGQLLHPGMQVQKVDARAQGGEL